Proteins encoded together in one Myxocyprinus asiaticus isolate MX2 ecotype Aquarium Trade chromosome 21, UBuf_Myxa_2, whole genome shotgun sequence window:
- the LOC127412399 gene encoding pterin-4-alpha-carbinolamine dehydratase-like encodes MAGKIQTLTMEEREHLLPMLRSAQWVEVVGRDAIYKEFLFKDFNQAFGFMSRVALHAEKMDHHPEWFNVYNKVQITLSTHECGGLSQRDITLATFIDQASVL; translated from the exons ATG GCTGGAAAGATTCAGACTCTTACTATGGAGGAAAGGGAGCACCTTCTGCCCATGTTGAGGAGTGCTCAGTGGGTGGAGGTGGTGGGGAGGGATGCCATTTACAAGGAGTTCCTCTTCAAAGACTTCAACCAG GCTTTTGGGTTCATGTCCAGAGTAGCACTACACGCTGAGAAAATGGATCATCACCCTGAATGGTTTAATGTGTATAATAAG GTTCAGATCACTCTCAGTACTCATGAGTGTGGAGGACTTTCACAGCGTGACATCACCCTTGCGACCTTCATAGATCAGGCCTCAGTCCTCTGA